From Helicobacter sp. MIT 05-5293, one genomic window encodes:
- a CDS encoding YihY family inner membrane protein: MESYNKDNLIRTIWLKSRTIVGLVWDKINNIWDFVANKELNFYAASLSFYTIFAIVPLLMIVFSIVINLPNFQSQVEHIRTLILSNILPTHTEMISQYLDTFMKNSSALGMMGLGYTLVASILFFRNYEYIAAKMFNSKPRKFFDSLVMYWTMITLFPIVLSFSIYFSGEVQKTLKGAADLSILTDLIPYILTWVLFFLLFKLSANKPLKLIPLLASSVLATIVWLLTKWVFVYYVFYNETYKSVYGPISIFLFMMLWIYISWFVLLYGMRFCEGFMSNFSKLEEKYGVKSAEL; encoded by the coding sequence ATGGAATCCTACAATAAAGACAACCTTATCCGCACAATTTGGCTTAAATCACGCACAATCGTGGGCTTAGTATGGGATAAAATCAATAATATTTGGGATTTTGTCGCTAATAAAGAATTAAACTTTTACGCTGCTTCGCTAAGCTTTTATACGATTTTTGCGATTGTGCCGCTTTTGATGATTGTCTTTTCAATCGTCATCAATCTCCCTAATTTTCAATCTCAAGTCGAGCATATCCGCACACTGATTCTCTCAAATATCCTCCCCACACACACCGAAATGATTTCACAATATTTAGATACTTTTATGAAAAATAGTTCAGCTCTTGGAATGATGGGTTTAGGCTATACGCTTGTCGCTTCAATATTATTCTTTCGCAACTATGAATACATTGCTGCTAAAATGTTTAACTCTAAACCGCGAAAATTCTTTGACTCTCTTGTGATGTATTGGACAATGATCACTCTTTTTCCTATCGTGCTGTCTTTTTCGATTTATTTCAGTGGTGAAGTGCAAAAAACGCTCAAAGGTGCAGCGGATTTGAGTATCTTAACAGATTTGATTCCTTATATTCTCACTTGGGTATTGTTTTTCTTACTTTTTAAACTCTCTGCAAATAAGCCCCTTAAGCTTATTCCACTCCTTGCCTCTAGTGTTTTAGCTACGATTGTATGGCTTTTGACAAAATGGGTTTTTGTGTATTATGTTTTCTATAATGAAACTTATAAAAGTGTGTATGGACCGATTTCAATCTTTTTATTTATGATGCTATGGATTTATATTTCGTGGTTTGTATTGCTTTATGGTATGCGATTCTGTGAGGGATTTATGAGTAACTTTAGCAAGCTCGAAGAAAAATACGGCGTCAAATCAGCAGAGCTTTAG
- a CDS encoding Eco57I restriction-modification methylase domain-containing protein, whose amino-acid sequence MSATELETFLSQPYSYAHFRDFITQSFGHHIHIKSEASYNYHEGNIIKSYTQVCEPIMLDSQRNLCVYAFKTRSINAKVGLHKEIASILKTSTFDAVLAVFYEEDSQEFRLSLVSRGYDYEANRQTFSNFRRQSFVLGHEKIKTAKTQLQDFIDKEQKSLESLQKAFSTEPLNKDFYKEIKKVFDVFCENIKAPELNIQNVKEFSIKLLGRILFIRFLKELGIIPNSIFDVQKDYYQKTLIPLFFEVLNTKVDERKSHISNNALFASIPFLNGGLFAPSPLDCCQESAFGTFSRIAIPDYIFKDLFSILENYHFTIDESSPEDTQVSLDPEMLGQIFENLLAEIDPTLDDTTNIRKATGSFYTPRHIVSFMCKNAIAQSLKHKLPDLHASIDSLLQTAKDQSQSISLVIQDKKRILEALNSLKILDLFCGSGAFPMGILHEIISLQEQLGDTRSRYECKLSIIESQIYGVDIQNIATEISRLRCFLSLIVELQSSSNLPPLPNLEFKFVCANSFVKLEDVMDYDGYEKDKKDLKEIRKAYFLPTANKPKLKGQFQAIKNRIFDNLVLSSGDTHPLASYNPFDTPKNAEFFDSELMFGVESFDICIGNPPYISNKGSKVYQKNKPILEKQQGFFDDAYNHAFFSSYELLKPSGVLCLITPKTFWTIQTKSNLRQLILKNTLHFICDSANPFEAAMVDTCITQLSKIPYEKTTDCLFIDARKSFDLPMYYHFKQSLYKESNNLVIFTPNQANLAIYNKYNQKIKSLMQNWWVKIKTSRDIEKNRNALEYYRNSLKPGDVTLLGLITDGGQGLATADNGKYVAYKANSKEALRCKEKRAEKLCKEKRVQRDLGLELTSKKEALAYLESLNESEVQDIFTQAKAKYGRDVWGQGFLYKIIDESLIANVESLSEEEKQEGIESKACYVPYDKGDKNGNRWYLPTPFYIAWSKENVRFLRTNSGKKGNGMPVVRNPQFYFKEGFCWNNVLHYEEGQFIKCRFKESTINDVASMSLYTLCNLPISYFVSVLNSTFMYEYLKTFVNASVNLQINDFRQLPIVIPTAQQLQAFKVIFGKAFRLQKEKFEAYKDNTSDLENLQKELDKEVYALYGLDRHCVC is encoded by the coding sequence ATGAGCGCGACAGAATTAGAAACTTTCCTTAGCCAGCCGTATAGTTATGCGCATTTTAGGGATTTTATCACGCAATCTTTTGGGCATCATATCCATATCAAAAGTGAAGCCTCTTACAACTATCACGAGGGGAACATTATCAAGTCTTATACACAAGTGTGTGAGCCTATCATGCTTGATTCTCAACGAAATCTCTGCGTGTATGCGTTTAAGACTCGCTCTATCAATGCCAAAGTAGGGCTACATAAGGAGATAGCCTCAATCCTTAAAACTAGCACTTTTGATGCGGTGCTTGCGGTATTTTACGAGGAAGATTCACAAGAGTTTCGCCTAAGCCTTGTAAGTAGAGGCTATGACTATGAAGCAAATCGCCAAACTTTCTCGAATTTCCGCCGCCAAAGCTTCGTGCTAGGACATGAGAAGATCAAAACCGCTAAAACCCAGCTACAAGACTTTATAGATAAAGAGCAAAAATCCTTAGAATCTTTGCAAAAAGCCTTTAGCACCGAGCCTTTAAATAAAGATTTTTATAAAGAAATCAAAAAGGTTTTTGATGTTTTTTGTGAAAATATTAAAGCTCCAGAGCTAAATATTCAAAATGTAAAAGAATTTAGTATTAAATTATTAGGAAGAATCCTTTTTATTCGCTTTTTGAAAGAGTTAGGTATCATTCCAAATTCTATTTTTGATGTGCAAAAAGATTACTACCAAAAAACTCTAATACCACTCTTTTTTGAAGTCTTAAATACTAAAGTAGATGAGCGAAAATCTCATATATCAAATAACGCGCTTTTTGCATCAATCCCATTTTTAAATGGAGGACTTTTTGCTCCTAGCCCACTTGATTGTTGCCAAGAAAGTGCATTTGGCACTTTCTCTCGTATAGCTATACCTGATTATATTTTTAAAGATCTATTTAGTATCTTAGAAAATTATCATTTTACCATTGATGAATCTTCGCCAGAAGACACACAGGTTAGCCTTGACCCAGAGATGTTGGGGCAAATATTTGAGAATCTTTTGGCAGAAATAGATCCTACTCTTGATGATACTACCAATATACGCAAAGCTACAGGGAGCTTTTATACGCCTAGACATATTGTAAGCTTTATGTGTAAAAATGCGATAGCCCAATCTCTTAAACACAAGCTTCCTGATTTACATGCTTCCATAGATTCTCTGCTTCAAACTGCTAAAGATCAAAGTCAATCAATCTCTTTAGTCATACAAGATAAGAAGCGGATTCTAGAAGCTTTAAATTCTTTAAAAATACTAGATTTGTTTTGTGGGAGTGGGGCTTTTCCTATGGGAATCTTGCATGAGATTATTTCTCTTCAAGAACAATTAGGTGATACACGTAGTCGTTATGAATGTAAGCTTTCTATAATAGAATCTCAAATTTATGGTGTAGATATACAAAATATAGCGACAGAAATCTCAAGACTTCGATGTTTTCTTTCCCTTATTGTGGAGTTGCAATCAAGCTCAAATCTACCCCCATTGCCTAACTTAGAATTCAAATTTGTTTGTGCTAATAGTTTTGTAAAATTAGAAGATGTTATGGATTATGATGGTTATGAAAAAGATAAAAAAGACCTAAAGGAAATACGCAAAGCATATTTCCTGCCTACAGCCAATAAGCCAAAGTTAAAAGGGCAGTTTCAAGCTATTAAAAATAGAATCTTTGACAATCTTGTTTTGTCTAGCGGGGATACTCACCCGTTAGCAAGTTATAATCCATTTGACACTCCAAAGAATGCAGAATTTTTTGATAGTGAGCTGATGTTTGGGGTAGAATCTTTTGATATTTGTATCGGTAATCCTCCTTATATTTCAAATAAAGGCAGTAAAGTCTATCAAAAAAACAAACCCATATTAGAAAAACAACAAGGTTTTTTTGATGATGCCTACAACCATGCTTTTTTTAGTTCTTATGAGCTTTTAAAACCAAGCGGTGTATTGTGTTTAATTACTCCCAAAACTTTTTGGACGATACAGACTAAAAGTAACTTACGACAATTAATTTTGAAAAATACCTTGCATTTTATTTGTGATAGTGCTAATCCTTTCGAAGCAGCTATGGTGGATACTTGTATTACACAATTGAGTAAAATTCCTTATGAGAAGACAACAGATTGTCTTTTTATCGATGCGAGGAAAAGCTTTGATTTGCCTATGTATTATCACTTTAAGCAATCTTTGTATAAAGAATCTAATAATCTTGTCATATTTACCCCCAATCAAGCCAATCTAGCCATTTATAATAAGTATAATCAAAAGATAAAATCTCTAATGCAAAATTGGTGGGTAAAGATTAAGACTTCTAGAGATATAGAAAAAAACCGCAATGCCCTAGAGTATTATAGAAATTCGCTAAAGCCCGGTGATGTTACATTACTTGGACTTATCACTGATGGTGGGCAAGGACTTGCTACTGCAGACAATGGTAAATATGTAGCCTATAAGGCTAACTCTAAAGAAGCCTTAAGATGTAAAGAAAAGAGGGCAGAGAAGCTTTGTAAAGAAAAAAGAGTGCAAAGGGATTTAGGATTAGAGCTAACAAGTAAAAAAGAGGCTTTGGCGTATTTAGAATCACTCAATGAAAGTGAGGTGCAAGATATTTTTACTCAAGCAAAGGCTAAATACGGCAGAGATGTATGGGGGCAGGGATTTTTATATAAGATTATAGATGAGAGTTTGATTGCTAATGTAGAATCTTTAAGCGAAGAAGAAAAACAAGAAGGCATAGAATCTAAAGCCTGTTATGTCCCCTATGATAAAGGTGATAAAAATGGCAATAGATGGTATCTTCCTACACCTTTTTATATTGCGTGGAGCAAGGAAAACGTCCGTTTTTTGAGGACAAATTCAGGTAAAAAAGGTAATGGTATGCCTGTGGTGAGAAACCCACAATTTTATTTCAAGGAGGGTTTTTGTTGGAATAATGTCTTACATTATGAAGAAGGGCAGTTTATTAAATGTCGATTTAAAGAATCTACCATTAATGATGTAGCGAGTATGAGTTTATATACTTTGTGTAATTTACCCATATCTTATTTTGTGTCAGTGCTAAATTCAACCTTTATGTATGAGTATCTTAAGACTTTTGTTAATGCAAGTGTGAATCTGCAAATTAATGATTTTCGACAATTACCTATTGTAATCCCTACTGCTCAACAACTTCAAGCTTTTAAAGTTATATTTGGCAAAGCCTTTAGACTACAAAAAGAAAAATTTGAAGCATATAAAGATAATACCTCTGATTTAGAAAACTTACAAAAAGAGCTTGACAAAGAAGTATATGCACTCTATGGCTTAGATAGGCATTGTGTTTGCTAA
- a CDS encoding biotin synthase, translating into MQKVSNEIFLCSICNVSSGDCPEDCKYCTQSVHHATNIQRYKYKSMEKILEEARSLREYGALGFCLVTAGRSLESEKCEYIAKAAQAIKKADLGLHIIACCGSADLDSLKYLKQNGVDSYNHNLETSKDFFPHICTTHTWKERFETCENALKAELGLCSGGIFGLGESWGDRIEFLKYLSILSPHSSPINFYIPNEALPLPQKTLSREEALECVSLAREYLPHTRLMIAGGREVIFGDDQKALFEMGINAVVLGNYLTADGKSPMQDVQMIESYGYVPATSCH; encoded by the coding sequence ATGCAAAAAGTGAGCAATGAAATTTTTCTCTGTTCGATTTGCAATGTCTCATCAGGAGACTGCCCTGAAGATTGTAAATACTGCACACAAAGCGTGCATCATGCCACAAATATTCAACGTTATAAATACAAATCTATGGAAAAGATTCTCGAAGAAGCAAGAAGTTTGCGCGAATATGGAGCATTAGGATTCTGTCTGGTAACTGCAGGGAGGAGTCTAGAATCTGAAAAATGCGAATACATCGCCAAAGCTGCCCAAGCAATCAAAAAAGCAGATTTAGGATTGCATATCATCGCTTGTTGCGGGAGTGCGGATTTAGATTCTCTAAAATACCTCAAACAAAACGGCGTAGATAGCTATAATCACAATCTTGAAACTTCTAAAGATTTCTTCCCTCATATCTGCACCACACACACTTGGAAAGAACGATTTGAGACATGTGAAAACGCACTCAAAGCAGAACTAGGGCTTTGCTCGGGGGGGATTTTTGGCTTAGGTGAGAGCTGGGGCGATCGCATTGAGTTTTTAAAATACCTTTCGATTCTCTCACCGCACAGCTCACCGATTAATTTTTATATCCCCAATGAAGCCTTGCCTCTGCCGCAAAAAACATTGAGCAGAGAGGAAGCCTTAGAATGTGTCTCTCTTGCTCGAGAATACCTACCACATACGCGTTTAATGATCGCTGGAGGGCGAGAAGTCATCTTTGGTGATGATCAAAAGGCGCTCTTTGAAATGGGGATTAACGCTGTAGTGCTAGGGAATTATCTCACTGCCGATGGCAAATCCCCTATGCAAGATGTGCAAATGATAGAATCTTATGGCTATGTGCCTGCTACAAGCTGTCATTAG
- the xseA gene encoding exodeoxyribonuclease VII large subunit: protein MRTLQVSELNAQIKSILESTFMDICVEGEIANLTLHTSGHIYLTLKDEQSSIRCVMFRGNAKNLKFEPEVGQFVLIKGALSVFSPKGEYQILCKSMTPAGVGELTLAFMQLKERLMQKGYFDAQRKKTLPPFPHRIALLTSATGAAKEDMLKVAKKRWNHLEIVLFNTLVQGEGAKDSIVNNLRLADGFYGSSYGFDVIILGRGGGSMEDMWAFNEEIVADAIFHAKTPIVSAVGHEIDVFISDFVADLRAPTPSAAMEMILPDQNEWLRILDETYTHYTQSLERFLSRKQDSVSSLKERFKEYHFESRYRYYHDQINYLRETMHTHFASIFTHRQFEIDALEGAFKTSMRSIFTLSSQNLHILEESLKAYDPHRICTQGYAQITKDSIVRQLNEILLDEEFELTDAEQNIRAKRIG, encoded by the coding sequence ATGCGGACATTACAAGTCAGTGAGCTTAACGCTCAAATCAAAAGTATCTTGGAAAGCACTTTTATGGATATTTGTGTGGAGGGTGAAATCGCGAATCTTACACTGCATACGAGTGGGCATATTTATCTTACACTTAAAGATGAGCAATCAAGCATTCGTTGTGTGATGTTTCGTGGGAATGCAAAGAATCTAAAATTTGAGCCAGAAGTGGGACAATTTGTCTTGATAAAAGGTGCATTAAGCGTTTTTTCTCCAAAAGGAGAATATCAGATTCTGTGTAAAAGTATGACTCCTGCGGGAGTAGGTGAGCTTACTCTAGCCTTTATGCAGCTTAAAGAGAGGCTTATGCAAAAGGGCTATTTTGATGCTCAACGCAAGAAAACCTTGCCTCCTTTTCCGCATAGAATCGCCCTTTTGACCTCCGCGACAGGTGCAGCAAAAGAAGATATGCTCAAGGTCGCTAAAAAGCGTTGGAATCATCTTGAGATTGTGTTGTTTAATACGCTTGTGCAAGGGGAGGGCGCAAAGGATTCTATTGTCAATAATCTTAGGCTTGCTGATGGTTTTTATGGGTCATCGTATGGGTTTGATGTGATCATATTAGGACGAGGCGGTGGGAGTATGGAAGATATGTGGGCATTTAATGAAGAAATAGTCGCCGATGCAATTTTTCATGCAAAGACACCAATTGTATCTGCTGTAGGGCATGAAATCGATGTATTTATTAGCGATTTTGTCGCTGATTTGCGCGCACCTACACCTTCGGCAGCAATGGAAATGATTTTGCCTGATCAAAACGAATGGTTACGAATCCTTGATGAGACATATACGCATTATACGCAGAGTTTGGAAAGATTTTTATCACGCAAACAAGATTCTGTATCTTCTCTTAAAGAGCGTTTTAAAGAGTATCATTTTGAATCCCGATACAGATACTATCATGATCAAATCAATTATCTCCGTGAAACGATGCACACACATTTTGCCTCAATTTTTACTCATCGGCAGTTTGAAATCGATGCGCTTGAAGGTGCTTTTAAGACATCTATGCGCTCAATCTTCACGCTTTCTTCACAGAATCTTCATATCCTTGAAGAATCGTTAAAGGCTTATGACCCACACAGAATCTGCACGCAAGGTTATGCTCAAATCACCAAAGATTCTATCGTGCGGCAATTGAATGAGATTTTGTTAGATGAAGAGTTTGAATTAACAGATGCGGAGCAAAATATCAGAGCCAAACGCATTGGCTAG
- a CDS encoding dTDP-4-dehydrorhamnose 3,5-epimerase family protein — protein MAIEFEIQESKNLKGVYIITPNKFKDSRGEIWTAFTSEAIDKLLPNGLRFIHDKFIHSHHNVIRGIHGDTKTYKLVTCVYGQIHQVVVDCRLDSPNFLKWEKFIIDSNHQQIILLPAGFGNAYRVSSQNAVYYYKCAYIGEYADAPDQFTYAWNDERIGIDWGISDPILSERDLLANKK, from the coding sequence ATGGCTATAGAATTTGAGATTCAAGAATCTAAAAATCTAAAAGGTGTGTATATCATCACTCCCAATAAATTTAAAGATTCACGAGGGGAGATTTGGACAGCCTTTACAAGTGAAGCCATCGATAAGCTTTTACCTAATGGGCTAAGGTTTATCCATGATAAATTTATCCATTCTCATCACAATGTCATACGCGGTATTCATGGTGATACGAAAACTTACAAACTCGTTACCTGCGTATATGGGCAGATACATCAAGTAGTCGTGGATTGTCGTTTAGATTCTCCAAATTTTCTTAAATGGGAGAAATTTATCATTGATTCCAATCATCAGCAAATCATATTACTCCCAGCAGGTTTTGGTAACGCATATCGCGTCAGCAGCCAAAATGCGGTGTATTATTATAAATGTGCTTATATTGGGGAATATGCCGATGCACCCGACCAATTTACTTATGCGTGGAATGATGAAAGAATAGGCATTGATTGGGGGATTAGTGATCCTATCCTTTCAGAGCGAGATTTATTAGCAAACAAAAAATAA
- the gmd gene encoding GDP-mannose 4,6-dehydratase — MGKKALITGVTGQDGAYLSEFLLKKGYEVHGIKRRASLFNTDRIDHLFEGNHTKDRKFFLHYGDMTDSMNLTRLIADICPDEIYNLAAQSHVHVSFETPEYTANADGIGTLRILDAVRFLKLIDKTKIYQASTSELYGKVQEIPQNEKTPFYPRSPYAAAKMYAYWITVNYREAYNMFACNGILFNHESPVRGETFVTRKITRAASKIALNLQDKLYLGNLDAKRDWGHAKDYVKMMWMILQAKEPEDWVIATGKTTMVRDFVKLSFEYCGILLEFIGEGINEKGIVAKLDSHRAEELQLDLSHLKIGQELVGIDPRYFRPTEVDLLLGDPTKAEQKLGWNREFNLEDLVCDMMKSDLKLMNKDKYLQEGGYTIMRYYE; from the coding sequence ATGGGAAAAAAGGCATTAATCACAGGTGTTACAGGGCAAGATGGAGCGTATTTATCGGAGTTTTTGCTAAAAAAAGGTTATGAGGTGCATGGGATTAAGCGAAGGGCTTCACTTTTTAATACCGATAGGATTGATCATCTCTTTGAAGGCAATCATACAAAAGATAGAAAGTTTTTTCTGCATTATGGGGATATGACAGATTCTATGAATCTTACGCGATTGATTGCGGATATTTGTCCCGATGAGATTTATAATCTCGCTGCCCAAAGCCATGTGCATGTCAGCTTTGAGACACCAGAATACACAGCTAATGCCGATGGCATAGGCACACTTAGAATCCTCGATGCAGTGCGGTTTTTAAAGCTTATTGATAAAACAAAGATTTATCAAGCCTCCACTTCAGAACTTTATGGAAAAGTGCAAGAAATCCCCCAAAATGAAAAAACGCCCTTTTATCCTCGCTCTCCTTATGCAGCTGCTAAAATGTATGCGTATTGGATAACGGTGAATTATAGAGAGGCTTATAATATGTTTGCTTGTAATGGGATTTTGTTTAATCACGAATCGCCCGTGCGTGGAGAAACTTTTGTAACAAGAAAAATCACAAGGGCTGCTTCCAAAATCGCCCTTAACCTACAAGATAAGCTTTATTTGGGGAATTTGGACGCTAAGAGAGATTGGGGGCATGCCAAAGATTATGTGAAAATGATGTGGATGATTTTGCAAGCCAAAGAGCCAGAAGATTGGGTGATTGCTACAGGTAAGACAACAATGGTTAGGGATTTTGTCAAGCTTAGTTTCGAGTATTGTGGGATACTTTTGGAGTTTATAGGAGAGGGAATTAATGAAAAAGGCATTGTTGCAAAGCTTGATTCTCATAGAGCAGAAGAATTGCAGCTTGATTTATCGCATTTAAAAATCGGGCAAGAATTAGTAGGCATTGATCCACGATACTTCCGCCCCACAGAAGTAGATTTACTCTTAGGTGATCCGACAAAAGCCGAACAAAAGCTCGGTTGGAATCGTGAGTTTAATTTAGAAGATTTGGTTTGCGATATGATGAAAAGTGATTTAAAATTGATGAATAAGGATAAATACTTACAAGAAGGCGGATATACCATTATGCGGTATTACGAATAA
- a CDS encoding GDP-L-fucose synthase has protein sequence MEKILITGGKTGMVGRNIAKHPKSKDYQILTPSKEELNLLDKKQIMDYLQFHKPDIVIHCAGLVGGIAANIANPVGFLVQNAYMGLNLISASRENGVTKLLNMASSCMYPKNAPNPLKEEVILTGALEPTNEGYALAKILSTRLCEYISKSCSLLYKTAIPCNLYGKYDKFDDKAHMIPAVIAKLHHAKVNGLKAIDIWGDGEARREFMYAQDLADFAYFALEHLEIMPQNLNVGIGKDFSIKEYYQEIAKVVGFDGEFVYDLSKPVGMQQKLIDDTRLKVFGWEAKTDLTEGISKTYQYYLTLKEQ, from the coding sequence ATGGAGAAAATTTTAATCACTGGTGGCAAAACAGGAATGGTTGGGCGAAATATCGCCAAACACCCAAAGAGTAAGGATTATCAGATTCTAACACCAAGCAAAGAAGAGTTAAATTTACTCGATAAAAAACAAATTATGGATTATTTGCAATTCCATAAACCCGACATTGTTATCCATTGTGCCGGACTTGTCGGAGGGATTGCGGCAAATATCGCAAATCCTGTTGGATTTTTAGTGCAAAATGCTTATATGGGATTAAATCTCATCAGTGCTTCTAGGGAAAATGGTGTAACTAAACTGCTCAATATGGCAAGCTCTTGTATGTATCCTAAAAACGCACCAAACCCCTTAAAAGAAGAGGTGATTTTAACGGGTGCATTAGAGCCTACTAATGAAGGCTATGCGTTAGCCAAGATTCTTAGCACAAGGCTTTGTGAATATATCTCTAAATCCTGCTCATTACTTTACAAAACCGCAATTCCTTGTAATCTCTATGGCAAATATGATAAGTTTGATGATAAAGCCCATATGATACCCGCAGTGATTGCCAAACTCCACCACGCTAAAGTCAATGGGCTTAAAGCAATTGATATTTGGGGTGATGGAGAGGCAAGAAGAGAATTTATGTATGCACAAGATTTGGCAGATTTTGCGTATTTTGCGCTAGAGCATTTAGAGATAATGCCACAGAATCTCAATGTCGGTATAGGCAAAGATTTTAGCATTAAAGAATATTATCAAGAAATCGCTAAGGTTGTAGGGTTTGATGGAGAGTTTGTCTATGATTTATCTAAGCCTGTAGGTATGCAACAAAAACTTATTGATGATACGCGTCTTAAAGTCTTTGGTTGGGAGGCTAAAACTGACTTAACAGAGGGAATCTCTAAAACCTATCAATATTATTTGACACTAAAGGAGCAATGA
- a CDS encoding DegT/DnrJ/EryC1/StrS family aminotransferase — protein sequence MMNFTLAQSTWDSKELQAIEEVIKSDYFTMGKKVAKFEEDFAAFVGAKYAVMTSSGSSANLIATAALFYTKNPKLQRGDEAIVPAVSWATTYYPLYQYGLKLKFVDIDLETLNYDLEALNAAVSEKTKMIMVVNLLGNPNDFAAIKNIIKGKDIILLEDNCESLGAEFEGKAAGTFGVMGTFSTFYSHHIATMEGGFVVTDDEELYHILLCLRAHGWTRNLPKQNHITTKSDDAFSESFRFILPGYNVRPLEMSGAIGIEQLKKFPQFLEQRRENAKVFSHFFANHPDFIIQKEIGKSSWFGFSFIIRLDSKLKRKKVIHTLQNHNIESRPIVAGDFTQNEVIKYFDYEIFGDLKNAKYLHQNGFFVGNHQNNLSESLEQLAKVLRGGGISDLTAKSAKPCLTLSYTPYTPLSHLAKVA from the coding sequence ATGATGAATTTCACCTTAGCACAAAGCACTTGGGATAGCAAAGAACTTCAAGCTATTGAAGAAGTCATTAAGAGTGATTACTTCACAATGGGCAAAAAAGTCGCAAAGTTTGAAGAGGATTTTGCTGCTTTTGTGGGTGCTAAATATGCGGTGATGACAAGTAGCGGCTCTAGTGCGAATCTCATCGCGACTGCAGCATTGTTTTATACCAAAAATCCTAAATTGCAAAGGGGTGATGAAGCGATTGTCCCCGCAGTTTCGTGGGCTACGACTTATTATCCGCTTTATCAGTATGGCTTAAAGCTTAAATTTGTAGATATTGATTTAGAAACTTTAAATTATGACTTAGAGGCTTTAAACGCTGCTGTAAGTGAAAAAACTAAAATGATTATGGTGGTGAATTTACTCGGTAATCCTAATGATTTTGCTGCAATTAAGAACATCATCAAAGGAAAAGATATTATCTTGCTAGAAGATAATTGCGAATCTCTAGGGGCAGAGTTTGAGGGTAAGGCTGCTGGGACTTTTGGTGTTATGGGGACTTTTTCTACCTTTTATTCTCATCATATTGCGACAATGGAGGGAGGATTTGTCGTAACTGATGATGAGGAGCTGTATCATATTTTACTCTGTCTTAGGGCACATGGCTGGACAAGAAATCTTCCAAAACAAAACCATATCACGACAAAAAGCGATGATGCTTTTAGTGAATCTTTTCGCTTTATCTTACCCGGATATAATGTGCGTCCGCTTGAGATGAGCGGAGCTATTGGGATAGAACAGCTGAAGAAATTCCCGCAATTTTTAGAGCAAAGAAGAGAAAATGCAAAGGTCTTTTCGCATTTTTTTGCAAATCACCCAGATTTTATAATCCAAAAAGAAATTGGCAAAAGCTCATGGTTTGGCTTTAGCTTCATTATTCGCCTAGATTCTAAACTCAAACGCAAAAAGGTGATACACACATTGCAAAATCATAACATAGAATCTCGCCCTATTGTTGCGGGGGATTTTACCCAAAATGAAGTGATAAAATATTTTGATTATGAAATCTTTGGGGATTTAAAAAATGCTAAGTATCTGCACCAAAATGGATTCTTTGTGGGGAATCACCAAAATAACTTATCAGAATCTCTAGAGCAATTAGCAAAAGTATTGCGGGGGGGGGGGATAAGTGATTTAACTGCTAAATCTGCCAAACCCTGTTTGACCCTATCCTATACCCCCTATACACCTCTTTCACATCTCGCAAAGGTCGCGTGA
- a CDS encoding DNA modification methylase: MPVVRNPQFYFKEGFCWTDVSYDIKCRKKGISVNDVLSMALYSQFSQTSEKYLVCIINARLMSDIVCNFINNTSHFQINDARQIPIIIPTNSQLKIFEALFDRAYSIQQDKFANHISETEAKAKLESMQKELDTLVYELYRLKIGKKKA, encoded by the coding sequence ATGCCTGTGGTGAGAAACCCACAATTTTATTTCAAGGAGGGTTTTTGTTGGACAGATGTGTCTTATGATATAAAATGCAGAAAGAAAGGCATTAGTGTTAATGATGTTTTAAGTATGGCGTTGTATTCCCAATTTAGCCAAACTTCAGAAAAATATCTTGTTTGTATTATTAATGCAAGACTTATGAGTGATATTGTGTGTAACTTTATCAACAATACTTCACATTTTCAAATCAATGATGCGAGGCAGATTCCCATAATAATCCCTACAAATTCACAGCTCAAAATATTTGAAGCATTATTTGATAGAGCTTATTCTATCCAACAAGACAAATTTGCCAATCACATCAGCGAGACAGAAGCAAAAGCCAAATTAGAATCTATGCAAAAAGAGCTAGATACTTTAGTGTATGAGCTTTATAGACTTAAAATAGGCAAAAAGAAAGCTTAA